From Bombus vancouverensis nearcticus chromosome 15, iyBomVanc1_principal, whole genome shotgun sequence, the proteins below share one genomic window:
- the Mpcp1 gene encoding mitochondrial phosphate carrier protein 1 — protein sequence MWPSILDIAKTNPFGTPFVTAKCQGQKELTQALVRNRHIAAASVSSGDSCEFGSNKYFMLCGLGGILSCGITHTMVTPLDLVKCRIQVDPAKYKSVFNGFRVTMAEDGTRGLAKGWAPTFFGYSIQGMFKFGLYEVFKVYYSALAGEEKAYEYRTTLYLISSASAEFFADIGLAPFEASKVKIQTTPGFANTLREAMPKIYREEGISGFYKGLVPLWLRQIPYTMMKFACFERTLELLYKYVVPKPRQECTKNEQLVVTFAAGYIAGVFCAIVSHPADSVVSKLNQEKGASAVDVLKKMGLTGVWKGLGPRIVMIGTLTGAQWFIYDAVKVWLRMPRPPPPEMPESLKKKYGLA from the exons ATGTGGCCTTCAATATTGGACATAGCCAAAACGAATCCATTCGGAACTCCTTTCGTGACAGCTAAATGTCAGGGCCAGAAAGAACTTACACAAGCGCTCGTTAGAAATCGTCATATTGCAGCTGCCTCTGTATCATCAGGCG ATAGCTGTGAATTTGGATCAAATAAATACTTTATGCTATGTGGCTTGGGTGGTATTTTATCATGTGGTATCACTCATACTATGGTTACTCCCTTGGATTTGGTAAAATGCCGTATTCAAGTAGACCCTGCAAAGTACAAATCAGTTTTCAATGGATTCAGA GTAACTATGGCTGAAGATGGAACTCGAGGTCTGGCTAAAGGATGGGCTCCAACATTCTTTGGTTACTCCATCCAAGGAATGTTCAAATTTGGACTTTATGAAGTGTTTAAAGTATATTATTCAGCTCTTGCTGGAGAGGAAAAGGCATATGAGTATAGAACAACTTTGTATCTAATTTCATCAGCATCTGCAGAATTTTTTGCTGATATTGGTCTAGCTCCTTTTGAAGCTTCTAAA GTGAAGATTCAAACTACACCAGGATTTGCAAATACTTTAAGGGAAGCTATGCCAAAGATATATCGTGAAGAAGGTATTAGTGGTTTCTATAAAGGGTTGGTACCTTTGTGGCTTCGTCAGATTCCATACACGATGATGAAGTTTGCTTGCTTTGAACGTACTCTTGAGCTCCTGTACAAGTATGTAGTTCCCAAACCAAGGCAAGAATGTACAAAAAATGAACAGTTGGTTGTTACTTTTGCTGCGGGATATATTGCTGGTGTATTTTGTGCAATTGTATCTCATCCTGCTGATTCT GTTGTATCAAAATTGAATCAAGAAAAAGGAGCATCAGCTGTCGATGTTCTGAAAAAGATGGGCTTGACTGGAGTATGGAAAGGTCTTGGTCCACGTATTGTTATGATTGGTACTTTAACAGGAGCACAATGGTTCATTTATGATGCAGTTAAAGTATGGCTCCGAATGCCCCGCCCACCACCACCAGAAATGCCAGAATCCCTCAAGAAGAAGTATGGATTAGCTTAA
- the LOC117157208 gene encoding prestin isoform X2: MKIVIMKNQKGFVCFQDAICDLKHRNWRSCLTSAIPSIHWLRDYNWKESIMPDIISGLTVAIMHIPQGMAYALLGNVPPVVGIYMAFFPVLVYFFFGTSRHVSMGTFAVVCLMTGKTVASYSVSHNDITNPNATTTLPNLLGEYSYTPMQVATAVTLMVGIFQIIMYIFRLGIISTLLSDPLVNSFTTGAAVCVLISQIKDLFGLKIPRQKGYFKFIFTLVDIFRGIQNTNLAALLISAITIAGLVLNNEFLKPWASKKCSIPIPIELIAVVSGTLISKYFCFPTMYNIQVVGDIPTGLPAPTVPTFQLLHLVATDSIAITMVSYTITISMALIFAQKLNYKINSNQELLAMGLSNITGSFFSCMPVSASLSRSLIQQTVGGRTQIASVVSCIILLTILLWIGPFFEPLPRCVLASIIVVALKGMFQQANQLIKFWKLNKCDALIWIATFLTVVIVNIDIGLLAGIIISLAIILLQSLSPYICLLGYIPNTDLYLDISRFKAAIEIPGMKIVHYCGTLNFANTSHFKTELYKLIGVNPTKIIEHKTKLREKGIYMDTEDSEDKQELRCVIMDTSALSYIDSSGVITLNSVMKEFQQIDVHFYLVSCRTPIFETIKKCDLYLHGTLTFKIFATIQDARTYLEKEMYSR, encoded by the exons ATGAAGATTGTCATTATGAAAAACCAAAAGGGCTTTGTGT GCTTCCAAGATGCAATATGTGATTTAAAACATAGAAACTGGAGATCATGTCTTACATCTGCAATTCCCTCAATACATTGGCTGAGAGATTACAATTGGAAAGAAAGTATAATGCCTGATATAATTTCTGGTTTGACTGTAGCAATCATGCATATTCCTCAAGGCATGGCTTATGCACTTTTGGGGAACGTACCTCCTGTAGTTGGAATATATATGGCATTCTTTCCTGTCTTAGTGTATTTTTTCTTTGGCACATCTAGACATGTGTCCATGG GAACATTCGCTGTGGTTTGCTTGATGACTGGGAAAACAGTGGCATCTTATTCGGTATCGCACAATGATATTACAAATCCAAATGCTACAACTACATTGCCCAATTTGCTTGGAGAATATTCCTATACACCAATGCAAGTTGCAACAGCAGTTACACTCATGGTTGGAATATTTCAG attataatgtatatatttcGTCTGGGTATTATAAGCACATTGCTTAGTGATCCATTAGTGAATAGTTTTACAACTGGTGCAGCAGTCTGTGTTTTAATATCTCAAATTAAAGACCTATTTGGTTTGAAAATACCAAGACAAAAAGGATATTTCAAGTTCATTTtt acATTGGTAGATATTTTTAGAggaatacaaaatacaaatttagCTGCTTTACTTATATCAGCAATAACAATCGCTGGTCTTGTActtaataatgaatttttaaag cCATGGGCAAGCAAAAAGTGCAGCATTCCAATTCCAATCGAATTGATTGCAGTTGTGAGTGGAActttaatttcaaaatatttttgttttcctACCATGTATAATATTCAAGTTGTGGGTGATATTCCTACAGG ATTACCAGCACCAACAGTTCCAACATTTCAACTCTTACATCTAGTAGCAACAGACAGTATTGCTATAACTATGGTTTCTTATACTATTACCATATCAATGGCTTTGATATTTgcacaaaaattgaattataaaattaattcaaatcAAGAACTTCTTGCTATG gGTTTGAGTAACATAACAGGATCCTTTTTTTCATGTATGCCAGTGTCAGCATCTTTAAGTAGATCTTTAATTCAGCAAACTGTTGGTGGTCGGACACAAATAGCTAGTGTTGTATCATGTATAATATTGCTTACAATCCTTTTATGGATTGGCCCATTTTTCGAACCTTTGCCAAGATGCGTTCTCGCATCGATTATTGTT GTAGCTTTAAAGGGAATGTTTCAACAAGCTAACCAGCTTATAAAATTctggaaattaaataaatgtgatgCACTAATTTGGATTGCAACATTCTTGACCGTCGTAATAGTAAACATTGATATTGGTTTGCTAGCTGGAATAATAATATCACTTGCAATTATTTTATTGCAAAGTCTTAGTCCTTATATTTGTTTATTGGGATACATACCAAATACAGATTTGTATTTGGATATCAGTAGATTCAAAGcg GCAATAGAAATTCCAGGAATGAAAATTGTTCATTATTGCGGAACTTTAAACTTTGCAAACACTAGTCATTTCAAGACagaattgtataaattaattgGAGTGAATCCAACAAAAATTATAGAACATAAAACTAAGTTAAGGGAAAAGGGTATTTATATGGACACAGAAGATTCAGAAGACAAACAAGAATTACGATGTGTAATAATGGATACGAgcgcattaagttatattgaCTCTAGCGGCGTAATTACGTTAAATTCAgtaatgaaagaatttcaacAAATTGATGTACACTTTTATCTTGTAAGTTGTAGAACTCCCATTTTTGAAACTATAAAAAAATGTGACTTGTATTTACATGGAACACTTACGTTTAAGATTTTTGCAACTATACAAGATGCCAGAACATACTTAGAAAAAGAAATGTATTCGAGATAA
- the LOC117157208 gene encoding prestin isoform X1 has protein sequence MEKHDAFLQVHLERPVYEQESLNEDCHYEKPKGLCFQDAICDLKHRNWRSCLTSAIPSIHWLRDYNWKESIMPDIISGLTVAIMHIPQGMAYALLGNVPPVVGIYMAFFPVLVYFFFGTSRHVSMGTFAVVCLMTGKTVASYSVSHNDITNPNATTTLPNLLGEYSYTPMQVATAVTLMVGIFQIIMYIFRLGIISTLLSDPLVNSFTTGAAVCVLISQIKDLFGLKIPRQKGYFKFIFTLVDIFRGIQNTNLAALLISAITIAGLVLNNEFLKPWASKKCSIPIPIELIAVVSGTLISKYFCFPTMYNIQVVGDIPTGLPAPTVPTFQLLHLVATDSIAITMVSYTITISMALIFAQKLNYKINSNQELLAMGLSNITGSFFSCMPVSASLSRSLIQQTVGGRTQIASVVSCIILLTILLWIGPFFEPLPRCVLASIIVVALKGMFQQANQLIKFWKLNKCDALIWIATFLTVVIVNIDIGLLAGIIISLAIILLQSLSPYICLLGYIPNTDLYLDISRFKAAIEIPGMKIVHYCGTLNFANTSHFKTELYKLIGVNPTKIIEHKTKLREKGIYMDTEDSEDKQELRCVIMDTSALSYIDSSGVITLNSVMKEFQQIDVHFYLVSCRTPIFETIKKCDLYLHGTLTFKIFATIQDARTYLEKEMYSR, from the exons ATGGAGAAGCATGATGCATTCTTACAAGTACATTTAGAAAGACCTGTATATGAACAAGAAAGTTTAAATGAAGATTGTCATTATGAAAAACCAAAAGGGCTTT GCTTCCAAGATGCAATATGTGATTTAAAACATAGAAACTGGAGATCATGTCTTACATCTGCAATTCCCTCAATACATTGGCTGAGAGATTACAATTGGAAAGAAAGTATAATGCCTGATATAATTTCTGGTTTGACTGTAGCAATCATGCATATTCCTCAAGGCATGGCTTATGCACTTTTGGGGAACGTACCTCCTGTAGTTGGAATATATATGGCATTCTTTCCTGTCTTAGTGTATTTTTTCTTTGGCACATCTAGACATGTGTCCATGG GAACATTCGCTGTGGTTTGCTTGATGACTGGGAAAACAGTGGCATCTTATTCGGTATCGCACAATGATATTACAAATCCAAATGCTACAACTACATTGCCCAATTTGCTTGGAGAATATTCCTATACACCAATGCAAGTTGCAACAGCAGTTACACTCATGGTTGGAATATTTCAG attataatgtatatatttcGTCTGGGTATTATAAGCACATTGCTTAGTGATCCATTAGTGAATAGTTTTACAACTGGTGCAGCAGTCTGTGTTTTAATATCTCAAATTAAAGACCTATTTGGTTTGAAAATACCAAGACAAAAAGGATATTTCAAGTTCATTTtt acATTGGTAGATATTTTTAGAggaatacaaaatacaaatttagCTGCTTTACTTATATCAGCAATAACAATCGCTGGTCTTGTActtaataatgaatttttaaag cCATGGGCAAGCAAAAAGTGCAGCATTCCAATTCCAATCGAATTGATTGCAGTTGTGAGTGGAActttaatttcaaaatatttttgttttcctACCATGTATAATATTCAAGTTGTGGGTGATATTCCTACAGG ATTACCAGCACCAACAGTTCCAACATTTCAACTCTTACATCTAGTAGCAACAGACAGTATTGCTATAACTATGGTTTCTTATACTATTACCATATCAATGGCTTTGATATTTgcacaaaaattgaattataaaattaattcaaatcAAGAACTTCTTGCTATG gGTTTGAGTAACATAACAGGATCCTTTTTTTCATGTATGCCAGTGTCAGCATCTTTAAGTAGATCTTTAATTCAGCAAACTGTTGGTGGTCGGACACAAATAGCTAGTGTTGTATCATGTATAATATTGCTTACAATCCTTTTATGGATTGGCCCATTTTTCGAACCTTTGCCAAGATGCGTTCTCGCATCGATTATTGTT GTAGCTTTAAAGGGAATGTTTCAACAAGCTAACCAGCTTATAAAATTctggaaattaaataaatgtgatgCACTAATTTGGATTGCAACATTCTTGACCGTCGTAATAGTAAACATTGATATTGGTTTGCTAGCTGGAATAATAATATCACTTGCAATTATTTTATTGCAAAGTCTTAGTCCTTATATTTGTTTATTGGGATACATACCAAATACAGATTTGTATTTGGATATCAGTAGATTCAAAGcg GCAATAGAAATTCCAGGAATGAAAATTGTTCATTATTGCGGAACTTTAAACTTTGCAAACACTAGTCATTTCAAGACagaattgtataaattaattgGAGTGAATCCAACAAAAATTATAGAACATAAAACTAAGTTAAGGGAAAAGGGTATTTATATGGACACAGAAGATTCAGAAGACAAACAAGAATTACGATGTGTAATAATGGATACGAgcgcattaagttatattgaCTCTAGCGGCGTAATTACGTTAAATTCAgtaatgaaagaatttcaacAAATTGATGTACACTTTTATCTTGTAAGTTGTAGAACTCCCATTTTTGAAACTATAAAAAAATGTGACTTGTATTTACATGGAACACTTACGTTTAAGATTTTTGCAACTATACAAGATGCCAGAACATACTTAGAAAAAGAAATGTATTCGAGATAA
- the LOC117157208 gene encoding prestin isoform X3 — translation MEKHDAFLQVHLERPVYEQESLNEDCHYEKPKGLCFQDAICDLKHRNWRSCLTSAIPSIHWLRDYNWKESIMPDIISGLTVAIMHIPQGMAYALLGNVPPVVGIYMAFFPVLVYFFFGTSRHVSMGTFAVVCLMTGKTVASYSVSHNDITNPNATTTLPNLLGEYSYTPMQVATAVTLMVGIFQIIMYIFRLGIISTLLSDPLVNSFTTGAAVCVLISQIKDLFGLKIPRQKGYFKFIFTLVDIFRGIQNTNLAALLISAITIAGLVLNNEFLKPWASKKCSIPIPIELIAVVSGTLISKYFCFPTMYNIQVVGDIPTGLPAPTVPTFQLLHLVATDSIAITMVSYTITISMALIFAQKLNYKINSNQELLAMGLSNITGSFFSCMPVSASLSRSLIQQTVGGRTQIASVVSCIILLTILLWIGPFFEPLPRCVLASIIVVALKGMFQQANQLIKFWKLNKCDALIWIATFLTVVIVNIDIGLLAGIIISLAIILLQSLSPYICLLGYIPNTDLYLDISRFKAAIEIPGMKIVHYCGTLNFANTSHFKTELYKLIGVNPTKIIEHKTKLREKGIYMDTEDSEDKQELRCVIMDTSALSYIDSSGVITLNSVMKEFQQIDVHFYLIFATIQDARTYLEKEMYSR, via the exons ATGGAGAAGCATGATGCATTCTTACAAGTACATTTAGAAAGACCTGTATATGAACAAGAAAGTTTAAATGAAGATTGTCATTATGAAAAACCAAAAGGGCTTT GCTTCCAAGATGCAATATGTGATTTAAAACATAGAAACTGGAGATCATGTCTTACATCTGCAATTCCCTCAATACATTGGCTGAGAGATTACAATTGGAAAGAAAGTATAATGCCTGATATAATTTCTGGTTTGACTGTAGCAATCATGCATATTCCTCAAGGCATGGCTTATGCACTTTTGGGGAACGTACCTCCTGTAGTTGGAATATATATGGCATTCTTTCCTGTCTTAGTGTATTTTTTCTTTGGCACATCTAGACATGTGTCCATGG GAACATTCGCTGTGGTTTGCTTGATGACTGGGAAAACAGTGGCATCTTATTCGGTATCGCACAATGATATTACAAATCCAAATGCTACAACTACATTGCCCAATTTGCTTGGAGAATATTCCTATACACCAATGCAAGTTGCAACAGCAGTTACACTCATGGTTGGAATATTTCAG attataatgtatatatttcGTCTGGGTATTATAAGCACATTGCTTAGTGATCCATTAGTGAATAGTTTTACAACTGGTGCAGCAGTCTGTGTTTTAATATCTCAAATTAAAGACCTATTTGGTTTGAAAATACCAAGACAAAAAGGATATTTCAAGTTCATTTtt acATTGGTAGATATTTTTAGAggaatacaaaatacaaatttagCTGCTTTACTTATATCAGCAATAACAATCGCTGGTCTTGTActtaataatgaatttttaaag cCATGGGCAAGCAAAAAGTGCAGCATTCCAATTCCAATCGAATTGATTGCAGTTGTGAGTGGAActttaatttcaaaatatttttgttttcctACCATGTATAATATTCAAGTTGTGGGTGATATTCCTACAGG ATTACCAGCACCAACAGTTCCAACATTTCAACTCTTACATCTAGTAGCAACAGACAGTATTGCTATAACTATGGTTTCTTATACTATTACCATATCAATGGCTTTGATATTTgcacaaaaattgaattataaaattaattcaaatcAAGAACTTCTTGCTATG gGTTTGAGTAACATAACAGGATCCTTTTTTTCATGTATGCCAGTGTCAGCATCTTTAAGTAGATCTTTAATTCAGCAAACTGTTGGTGGTCGGACACAAATAGCTAGTGTTGTATCATGTATAATATTGCTTACAATCCTTTTATGGATTGGCCCATTTTTCGAACCTTTGCCAAGATGCGTTCTCGCATCGATTATTGTT GTAGCTTTAAAGGGAATGTTTCAACAAGCTAACCAGCTTATAAAATTctggaaattaaataaatgtgatgCACTAATTTGGATTGCAACATTCTTGACCGTCGTAATAGTAAACATTGATATTGGTTTGCTAGCTGGAATAATAATATCACTTGCAATTATTTTATTGCAAAGTCTTAGTCCTTATATTTGTTTATTGGGATACATACCAAATACAGATTTGTATTTGGATATCAGTAGATTCAAAGcg GCAATAGAAATTCCAGGAATGAAAATTGTTCATTATTGCGGAACTTTAAACTTTGCAAACACTAGTCATTTCAAGACagaattgtataaattaattgGAGTGAATCCAACAAAAATTATAGAACATAAAACTAAGTTAAGGGAAAAGGGTATTTATATGGACACAGAAGATTCAGAAGACAAACAAGAATTACGATGTGTAATAATGGATACGAgcgcattaagttatattgaCTCTAGCGGCGTAATTACGTTAAATTCAgtaatgaaagaatttcaacAAATTGATGTACACTTTTATCTT ATTTTTGCAACTATACAAGATGCCAGAACATACTTAGAAAAAGAAATGTATTCGAGATAA
- the LOC117157208 gene encoding prestin isoform X5: protein MNHYWHSSGTFAVVCLMTGKTVASYSVSHNDITNPNATTTLPNLLGEYSYTPMQVATAVTLMVGIFQIIMYIFRLGIISTLLSDPLVNSFTTGAAVCVLISQIKDLFGLKIPRQKGYFKFIFTLVDIFRGIQNTNLAALLISAITIAGLVLNNEFLKPWASKKCSIPIPIELIAVVSGTLISKYFCFPTMYNIQVVGDIPTGLPAPTVPTFQLLHLVATDSIAITMVSYTITISMALIFAQKLNYKINSNQELLAMGLSNITGSFFSCMPVSASLSRSLIQQTVGGRTQIASVVSCIILLTILLWIGPFFEPLPRCVLASIIVVALKGMFQQANQLIKFWKLNKCDALIWIATFLTVVIVNIDIGLLAGIIISLAIILLQSLSPYICLLGYIPNTDLYLDISRFKAAIEIPGMKIVHYCGTLNFANTSHFKTELYKLIGVNPTKIIEHKTKLREKGIYMDTEDSEDKQELRCVIMDTSALSYIDSSGVITLNSVMKEFQQIDVHFYLVSCRTPIFETIKKCDLYLHGTLTFKIFATIQDARTYLEKEMYSR, encoded by the exons ATGAATCATTATTGGCACTCATCAGGAACATTCGCTGTGGTTTGCTTGATGACTGGGAAAACAGTGGCATCTTATTCGGTATCGCACAATGATATTACAAATCCAAATGCTACAACTACATTGCCCAATTTGCTTGGAGAATATTCCTATACACCAATGCAAGTTGCAACAGCAGTTACACTCATGGTTGGAATATTTCAG attataatgtatatatttcGTCTGGGTATTATAAGCACATTGCTTAGTGATCCATTAGTGAATAGTTTTACAACTGGTGCAGCAGTCTGTGTTTTAATATCTCAAATTAAAGACCTATTTGGTTTGAAAATACCAAGACAAAAAGGATATTTCAAGTTCATTTtt acATTGGTAGATATTTTTAGAggaatacaaaatacaaatttagCTGCTTTACTTATATCAGCAATAACAATCGCTGGTCTTGTActtaataatgaatttttaaag cCATGGGCAAGCAAAAAGTGCAGCATTCCAATTCCAATCGAATTGATTGCAGTTGTGAGTGGAActttaatttcaaaatatttttgttttcctACCATGTATAATATTCAAGTTGTGGGTGATATTCCTACAGG ATTACCAGCACCAACAGTTCCAACATTTCAACTCTTACATCTAGTAGCAACAGACAGTATTGCTATAACTATGGTTTCTTATACTATTACCATATCAATGGCTTTGATATTTgcacaaaaattgaattataaaattaattcaaatcAAGAACTTCTTGCTATG gGTTTGAGTAACATAACAGGATCCTTTTTTTCATGTATGCCAGTGTCAGCATCTTTAAGTAGATCTTTAATTCAGCAAACTGTTGGTGGTCGGACACAAATAGCTAGTGTTGTATCATGTATAATATTGCTTACAATCCTTTTATGGATTGGCCCATTTTTCGAACCTTTGCCAAGATGCGTTCTCGCATCGATTATTGTT GTAGCTTTAAAGGGAATGTTTCAACAAGCTAACCAGCTTATAAAATTctggaaattaaataaatgtgatgCACTAATTTGGATTGCAACATTCTTGACCGTCGTAATAGTAAACATTGATATTGGTTTGCTAGCTGGAATAATAATATCACTTGCAATTATTTTATTGCAAAGTCTTAGTCCTTATATTTGTTTATTGGGATACATACCAAATACAGATTTGTATTTGGATATCAGTAGATTCAAAGcg GCAATAGAAATTCCAGGAATGAAAATTGTTCATTATTGCGGAACTTTAAACTTTGCAAACACTAGTCATTTCAAGACagaattgtataaattaattgGAGTGAATCCAACAAAAATTATAGAACATAAAACTAAGTTAAGGGAAAAGGGTATTTATATGGACACAGAAGATTCAGAAGACAAACAAGAATTACGATGTGTAATAATGGATACGAgcgcattaagttatattgaCTCTAGCGGCGTAATTACGTTAAATTCAgtaatgaaagaatttcaacAAATTGATGTACACTTTTATCTTGTAAGTTGTAGAACTCCCATTTTTGAAACTATAAAAAAATGTGACTTGTATTTACATGGAACACTTACGTTTAAGATTTTTGCAACTATACAAGATGCCAGAACATACTTAGAAAAAGAAATGTATTCGAGATAA
- the LOC117157208 gene encoding prestin isoform X4, whose amino-acid sequence MPDIISGLTVAIMHIPQGMAYALLGNVPPVVGIYMAFFPVLVYFFFGTSRHVSMGTFAVVCLMTGKTVASYSVSHNDITNPNATTTLPNLLGEYSYTPMQVATAVTLMVGIFQIIMYIFRLGIISTLLSDPLVNSFTTGAAVCVLISQIKDLFGLKIPRQKGYFKFIFTLVDIFRGIQNTNLAALLISAITIAGLVLNNEFLKPWASKKCSIPIPIELIAVVSGTLISKYFCFPTMYNIQVVGDIPTGLPAPTVPTFQLLHLVATDSIAITMVSYTITISMALIFAQKLNYKINSNQELLAMGLSNITGSFFSCMPVSASLSRSLIQQTVGGRTQIASVVSCIILLTILLWIGPFFEPLPRCVLASIIVVALKGMFQQANQLIKFWKLNKCDALIWIATFLTVVIVNIDIGLLAGIIISLAIILLQSLSPYICLLGYIPNTDLYLDISRFKAAIEIPGMKIVHYCGTLNFANTSHFKTELYKLIGVNPTKIIEHKTKLREKGIYMDTEDSEDKQELRCVIMDTSALSYIDSSGVITLNSVMKEFQQIDVHFYLVSCRTPIFETIKKCDLYLHGTLTFKIFATIQDARTYLEKEMYSR is encoded by the exons ATGCCTGATATAATTTCTGGTTTGACTGTAGCAATCATGCATATTCCTCAAGGCATGGCTTATGCACTTTTGGGGAACGTACCTCCTGTAGTTGGAATATATATGGCATTCTTTCCTGTCTTAGTGTATTTTTTCTTTGGCACATCTAGACATGTGTCCATGG GAACATTCGCTGTGGTTTGCTTGATGACTGGGAAAACAGTGGCATCTTATTCGGTATCGCACAATGATATTACAAATCCAAATGCTACAACTACATTGCCCAATTTGCTTGGAGAATATTCCTATACACCAATGCAAGTTGCAACAGCAGTTACACTCATGGTTGGAATATTTCAG attataatgtatatatttcGTCTGGGTATTATAAGCACATTGCTTAGTGATCCATTAGTGAATAGTTTTACAACTGGTGCAGCAGTCTGTGTTTTAATATCTCAAATTAAAGACCTATTTGGTTTGAAAATACCAAGACAAAAAGGATATTTCAAGTTCATTTtt acATTGGTAGATATTTTTAGAggaatacaaaatacaaatttagCTGCTTTACTTATATCAGCAATAACAATCGCTGGTCTTGTActtaataatgaatttttaaag cCATGGGCAAGCAAAAAGTGCAGCATTCCAATTCCAATCGAATTGATTGCAGTTGTGAGTGGAActttaatttcaaaatatttttgttttcctACCATGTATAATATTCAAGTTGTGGGTGATATTCCTACAGG ATTACCAGCACCAACAGTTCCAACATTTCAACTCTTACATCTAGTAGCAACAGACAGTATTGCTATAACTATGGTTTCTTATACTATTACCATATCAATGGCTTTGATATTTgcacaaaaattgaattataaaattaattcaaatcAAGAACTTCTTGCTATG gGTTTGAGTAACATAACAGGATCCTTTTTTTCATGTATGCCAGTGTCAGCATCTTTAAGTAGATCTTTAATTCAGCAAACTGTTGGTGGTCGGACACAAATAGCTAGTGTTGTATCATGTATAATATTGCTTACAATCCTTTTATGGATTGGCCCATTTTTCGAACCTTTGCCAAGATGCGTTCTCGCATCGATTATTGTT GTAGCTTTAAAGGGAATGTTTCAACAAGCTAACCAGCTTATAAAATTctggaaattaaataaatgtgatgCACTAATTTGGATTGCAACATTCTTGACCGTCGTAATAGTAAACATTGATATTGGTTTGCTAGCTGGAATAATAATATCACTTGCAATTATTTTATTGCAAAGTCTTAGTCCTTATATTTGTTTATTGGGATACATACCAAATACAGATTTGTATTTGGATATCAGTAGATTCAAAGcg GCAATAGAAATTCCAGGAATGAAAATTGTTCATTATTGCGGAACTTTAAACTTTGCAAACACTAGTCATTTCAAGACagaattgtataaattaattgGAGTGAATCCAACAAAAATTATAGAACATAAAACTAAGTTAAGGGAAAAGGGTATTTATATGGACACAGAAGATTCAGAAGACAAACAAGAATTACGATGTGTAATAATGGATACGAgcgcattaagttatattgaCTCTAGCGGCGTAATTACGTTAAATTCAgtaatgaaagaatttcaacAAATTGATGTACACTTTTATCTTGTAAGTTGTAGAACTCCCATTTTTGAAACTATAAAAAAATGTGACTTGTATTTACATGGAACACTTACGTTTAAGATTTTTGCAACTATACAAGATGCCAGAACATACTTAGAAAAAGAAATGTATTCGAGATAA